GCTCACCAAGCCCGTCGTCGCCGCGGCGGTCATGATGCTGGTCGAGGACGGCCGGATCGCGCTGGACGACCCGGTCGCGAAGTGGCTGCCGGAATTGGCGTCACCGACTGTCGTCCGCACGCCGGACGGTCCGGTCGACGACGTGGTGCCGGCCGCCGGACCCATCACCGTGTTCGACCTGCTCACCGCCCGCGCCGGCTACGGCTTCCCGTCCGACTTCTCGCTGCCGGCGGTAGGCCTGCTGTTCAGCGATCTGAAGCAGGGCCCGCCGCAACCGCAGCTCGTCGCGGCGCCGGACGCATGGATGGCGACGCTGTCCCGCATCCCGCTGCTGCACCAGCCGGGCGACGGCTGGCTGTACAACACCTCCTCCGACATCCAGGGGGTGCTGATCGCGCGGGCCTCCGGACGTCCGTTGCCCGAGTTCCTGGCTGAGCGGCTGTTCGAGCCGCTGGGCATGACCGACACCGGATTCGAGGTACCGGCCGGCAAGCTCGACCGGTTCACCAGCTACTACCGACTCGGGCCGACGGGCGAGCGCGAGCTGGTCGACGCACCGGACGGACAGTGGAGCAGTCGGCCGGCGTTCCCGTCCGGCGCCGGCGGACTGGTCTCGACCGCCGACGACTGGCACGCCTTCGCGCGGATGCTGCTCGCCGACGGGACCGTCGACGGCCGCCCGCTGCTGTCGCCCGCGTCGGTGCGGCAGATGACCACCGACCACCTGACCCGGGCCCAGCGCGACGCCGGAAAGCTGTTCCTGGAGGGCCAGGGCTGGGGTTTCGGCGGCTCGGTGGACATCGAAGCCATCGAGCCCTGGAACGTACCGGGCCGCTACGGCTGGATCGGCGGCACCGGAACAGCCGCGCACCTCACCCCGTCCACCGGCAAGGTCGCCATCCTCCTCACCCAACTGGAACTCTCCGGGCCGACCCCGCCAGCGGTGATGCGGGACTTCTGGCGGTACGCGGCGGGGTTCTGAGGGCGGGGAGGGCTGCGGGGCCGGGACTGAGCCCGGGGCCGGGACTGGGCAACGCTGCACGCTCCCGCGGCAGAGGGCGAGGCCCCATCGGGTGTCCCCGCCCCGTGCCCTCTCGGCCGAGTGCACCGGGGGTTGGCCCTACCCGAAGCGGGTGGGTGGCCGGATCGCCCCGGGCGACCGCCTCCGGAAATGCTGGTGCCCGGCACACACCGCCGGATTTCCAACGATTCCGTAGGAGTTGACTCGTGCGTGAGCAGGCATGGCAGAGGTCTCGTTCGTCCGGGCGGCAGCGGAATGGCCGGCGGAGAGCCGTGCAGGCCGCGGTGGCGGTGGCAGTTGGCGTCATGACGCTGAGCCTCCTCGCGCCGCCCGTCGCGGTGGCCACCGCCAGGCCGGACACCGTCCAGCAGGGCCTCAACGCGCTGGTCCACACCGACGGCCTGCCCGCCGCGCTGGCGAGCGTCAAGGACCGTGAAGGCCGCACCCGGACCTACACCGCAGGCGTCGGCGACCTGGTCACCGGCTCGAAGGTACCCAGGGACGGTCAGGTGCGGATCGGCAGCAACACCAAGACGTTCACCGCGGTGGTCGTACTGCAGCTGGTCGGAGAAGGAAAGATCCGACTCGACGCCCCGGTCGACACCTACGTGCCGGGTCTCGTACGCGGGGAGGGCATCGACGGACGCGACCTCACCGTCCGGCAGCTCCTGCAGCAGACCAGCGGACTTCCCAACTACACCAACTACGGCCTGCGGCCCCGGTATTACGACCCCCGCGACCTCCTCGACATCGCTCTTCGGCACAAGGCCGACTTCGCCCCCGGGACGAAATGGGAGTACAGCAACACGAACTACGTACTGGCCGGCCTCATCATCCAGAAGGTCACCGGCCGCCCCCTCGCCCAGGAGATCGACCAGCGCATCATCAAACGCATCGGTCTGCGCCACACCTCTTTCCCCGGCCCCGGTGACCTCACCATCCGAGAACCCCACCCCAAGGGCTACGACCAGGAGTCAGCAGGCGCACCGCTGCGCGACGTCACGGAGACGGACCCCTCCTGGGGCTGGGCGGCCGGCCAGATGATCTCCACCAACTCCGACCTCAACCGGTTCTTCACCGCGCTCCTGACCGGCCACCTCCTCCCGGCGCCCCAGCTCGCCCAGATGCGCACCACCGTCCCCGCCGGCCGGCCCTTTGGCTCCGGCGCCCGCTACGGACTCGGGCTCGTGAGCACGCCACTGTCGTGCGGCGGTGTCTCCTGGGGGCACGGCGGCAGCTTCCCGGGATACGAGACCCGCGGCGGCGTCACCGACAACGGCCGCGCCGCCAACGTCGCGGTGACGATCCAGCCGACCGGCAAGGCAGCAATAAGGCACCTGGAGAGGGTCGTGGACACGGCCCTCTGCCGCTGAACCGCACCTCGCTTGCGGCGTGATGCGTGGGCAAGGAAGCGGGCTCCTCACAAAGTGACGTGCGGGGAGCAGCGCCGTCCGTGCACACTCCACGCATGGGTGCCGACATCGCCGGATCGCTTCAGGAGAAGGCTCTGCAGCGTGTCGCGGCTTCCTGCGGAGGAGAGCCGCTCGCTCGTGACCTACGGGTGACGATGCACTTCCATCCCGATCGGTCCGCGGGGGACCGTCCGGTCCTGGCTCAGATGGCGGAAGATGGTGTCTACCGGTCGCAGTTCGTGACAGGCACGAGCAACGGTGGCCTGACCGCGCATCATGGCGGAGACCGATGGCGCTGGGAGAGCCGTATCTTCGGCGGCGCGTACGACGACGCCTCAGCCGACCAGCGCCCTGTGTATGGTGCGTTGAACCACCGCCGTGATCCGATCGGTGGTGCACCGCGGTTCGGGTCCTCGTACTTCAGACTCGGACCCGAGACCCTCGGACGCACCACGTTCTGCTACCCCGACAGTTCCACCGGGCCTTCCGACTTCGGCACAGCCGACCGCTGCTCGCTCATCGAACTCGCCGAGGCGGACACGTGGGATGCTGTGGACGGTCACATCGAGGCACAGATTCACGGACCGGTCAGGTTCGACCGTGACGTAGAGGCGCTGGTGTTGGATCCCAGCTACCGCGGCACGGAGGTCGAGTACACAGCCCGCCGACTCCCGTGCCCCGTCGAATGGCATCCAGGTTTTCGGCTCAGCGTTGCTGAACTGCGACGCCACTCAAGCTACCGCGGACAGGAGTGCGTTGACCTGGGTGCCGAGATCGCCGTTGATGGCCGGCTCGATCCCAAGGTCATCGGGGATGCCGCTCGCACGGGCCGGTACGGCCTTCAGGACGTCAAGAAGGTATGGCACTGCCTGGCCCGTTTCGGCGAACGCACCCTCTGCTGACCGGCAGCAGCGTCTCGGGGCCGTCCCGGACCGGATGGGGCCGTCCCGGACCAGGCGGCCGTCGACGGATTACCTGATGGGGCGCGTCAGTCGGCAGCTCTGCGGACCGCGGGGCAGCCCGCCCCGCTGTCCCGTCTGGAAGGCCTGTCCTATGGCCGGTAGATGCACGCCGCCAGTGGTGCGTGTGCCTTCCAGCCCAGCGTCTCGTACAGCGCGCGCCCCTCGTCGGTCGCGCCCAGAACGCCGAGTTCCGCGCCCTCGGCCACGGCGTGGTCGACGAGGGTGCGCATCACGAAGTCGCCCAGGCCGCGGCGGCGGTGTGCCTCCTCGGTCGTGACGCAGTCGATGACCGTGGCCCGTCCGAGGAGGGCCATCTGCCCCTTGGCGGCGGGTGCGCCCGCGGCGTCATGCACCCGGACGTGGACGACACCGTCGCTGGTCTCCACGGACGCGGTATAGCCCTGGGGCACCACCGGGTCGGTGACCTGCAGATCCACGGCCATCAGATGTCCCGCTTCTGCCTT
This portion of the Streptomyces caniferus genome encodes:
- a CDS encoding DUF3626 domain-containing protein → MGADIAGSLQEKALQRVAASCGGEPLARDLRVTMHFHPDRSAGDRPVLAQMAEDGVYRSQFVTGTSNGGLTAHHGGDRWRWESRIFGGAYDDASADQRPVYGALNHRRDPIGGAPRFGSSYFRLGPETLGRTTFCYPDSSTGPSDFGTADRCSLIELAEADTWDAVDGHIEAQIHGPVRFDRDVEALVLDPSYRGTEVEYTARRLPCPVEWHPGFRLSVAELRRHSSYRGQECVDLGAEIAVDGRLDPKVIGDAARTGRYGLQDVKKVWHCLARFGERTLC
- a CDS encoding serine hydrolase domain-containing protein, encoding MTLSLLAPPVAVATARPDTVQQGLNALVHTDGLPAALASVKDREGRTRTYTAGVGDLVTGSKVPRDGQVRIGSNTKTFTAVVVLQLVGEGKIRLDAPVDTYVPGLVRGEGIDGRDLTVRQLLQQTSGLPNYTNYGLRPRYYDPRDLLDIALRHKADFAPGTKWEYSNTNYVLAGLIIQKVTGRPLAQEIDQRIIKRIGLRHTSFPGPGDLTIREPHPKGYDQESAGAPLRDVTETDPSWGWAAGQMISTNSDLNRFFTALLTGHLLPAPQLAQMRTTVPAGRPFGSGARYGLGLVSTPLSCGGVSWGHGGSFPGYETRGGVTDNGRAANVAVTIQPTGKAAIRHLERVVDTALCR
- a CDS encoding GNAT family N-acetyltransferase produces the protein MVPELVRIWVSGWAVSRHRPRPVEHPWGLYIEVGKPDQVGRHVLPHADETSVRQAAAAVTVPHTWLKVPMDPDEAGHWLPRGWVVDKAEAGHLMAVDLQVTDPVVPQGYTASVETSDGVVHVRVHDAAGAPAAKGQMALLGRATVIDCVTTEEAHRRRGLGDFVMRTLVDHAVAEGAELGVLGATDEGRALYETLGWKAHAPLAACIYRP
- a CDS encoding serine hydrolase domain-containing protein, with product MTDLHDILETYLGDGPVPGAVTLVARGDRVEVQAVGSAEADGGTPMARDSIFRIASLTKPVVAAAVMMLVEDGRIALDDPVAKWLPELASPTVVRTPDGPVDDVVPAAGPITVFDLLTARAGYGFPSDFSLPAVGLLFSDLKQGPPQPQLVAAPDAWMATLSRIPLLHQPGDGWLYNTSSDIQGVLIARASGRPLPEFLAERLFEPLGMTDTGFEVPAGKLDRFTSYYRLGPTGERELVDAPDGQWSSRPAFPSGAGGLVSTADDWHAFARMLLADGTVDGRPLLSPASVRQMTTDHLTRAQRDAGKLFLEGQGWGFGGSVDIEAIEPWNVPGRYGWIGGTGTAAHLTPSTGKVAILLTQLELSGPTPPAVMRDFWRYAAGF